One segment of Anopheles stephensi strain Indian chromosome 3, UCI_ANSTEP_V1.0, whole genome shotgun sequence DNA contains the following:
- the LOC118513866 gene encoding protein decapentaplegic isoform X1 encodes MTRERLRAHAAACPRGCSESADFPRTQLGEPVTQRVTTSRRHTRRRPLLPANMHAWFYVLVVLAISHGVLRVASTGPNGAPQTKVTTVIGIGGEQQQSSSRYNQPDSSSSSSSSSSSVVSSSDTNEYEEYVAGKDAAPGGEMEEEPAEESELENAISDGEADASDDDARYGDSASRPDPKTLVEIEKNLLSLFGFPNRPKIDRSKVVIPEAMKQLYAQIMGHDLVDSVSVPKEGLNTRNANTVRSFTHEESHIDERFQHHHRFRLLFNVSSIPRGEKLRAAELTLTRDGIAHRSGRALARTPVQYQVLVYDIVRPGVKGKRAPTFLLVDTKTLAINESGTASFDVMPAVERWLRQPRKNHGLFVQVTGRGRSAGAVGHSRQRRSVPAAVPVHEHVRLRRNAAERHDTWVQKQPLLFTYTDDGRHKQRPIRDAISSANRARRASAKRSSRRKNELCQRKPLYVDFSDVGWNDWIVAPPGYEAYFCQGDCRFPIADHLNTTNHAIVQTLVNSYNPTLAPKACCVPTQLSSISMLYLNEQNKVVLKNYQDMTVVGCGCR; translated from the exons ATGACGCGGGAACGGCTGCGTGCGCATGCGGCTgcatgtccccgcggctgcaGCGAAAGCGCAGATTTCCCGAGGACACAGCTCGGCGAACCTGTCACGCAGCGAGTAACGACGAGCAGACGGCACACTAGAAGAAG aCCGTTGCTTCCCGCGAACATGCACGCCTGGTTCTATGTGCTGGTGGTGTTAGCGATTTCACACGGTGTATTGCGAGTCGCTAGCACCGGCCCCAATGGAGCGCCACAGACGAAAGTCACCACAGTGATTGGGATCGGCGGAGAGCAGCAACAGTCCAGCAGCCGCTACAATCAgccggacagcagcagcagcagcagtagtagcagtagtagtgttGTAAGCAGTAGTGATACCAACGAGTATGAGGAGTACGTCGCCGGGAAGGACGCAGCCCCGGGTGGCGAGATGGAGGAAGAGCCGGCGGAGGAGTCGGAGCTAGAGAACGCGATCAGTGACGGGGAGGCGGACGCTAGTGATGACGACGCCCGGTACGGTGACAGCGCCAGCAGGCCCGATCCTAAAACACTAGTCGAGATCGAGAAGAATCTCCTGAGCCTGTTCGGGTTTCCTAATCGACCAAAAATCGATAGATCTAAGGTGGTGATACCGGAGGCGATGAAGCAGCTGTACGCGCAGATCATGGGCCATGATCTGGTCGACTCCGTCAGTGTACCAAAGGAAGGACTCAACACGCGCAACGCCAACACGGTGCGAAGTTTCACGCACGAAG AAAGTCACATAGACGAGCGGTTCCAGCACCATCATCGCTTCCGGCTACTGTTCAACGTATCGAGTATCCCGCGAGGCGAGAAGCTACGGGCCGCCGAACTCACCCTAACCCGGGACGGGATCGCACACAGAAGTGGCCGGGCCCTGGCTAGGACACCGGTCCAGTACCAGGTGCTCGTGTACGACATAGTCCGGCCGGGCGTGAAAGGTAAGCGAGCGCCCACCTTCCTGCTGGTCGACACGAAAACGCTCGCCATCAACGAGTCCGGTACGGCCAGCTTCGATGTGATGCCGGCCGTCGAACGGTGGCTTAGGCAACCGCGCAAAAATCACGGCCTGTTCGTGCAGGTGACTGGTCGGGGACGGTCGGCCGGAGCTGTCGGTCACAGTCGGCAGAGGCGTAGCGTGCCAGCAGCTGTACCGGTGCACGAGCACGTGCGGTTACGGCGGAATGCGGCCGAACGGCACGATACGTGGGTGCAGAAGCAACCGCTGCTGTTCACGTACACGGACGACGGTCGACACAAGCAGCGACCGATCCGGGATGCGATCAGCAGCGCGAACAGGGCAAGGCGTGCGTCGGCCAAGCGGAGTAGTCGGCGGAAAAATGAGCTCTGCCAGCGGAAGCCACTGTACGTTGACTTTAGTGATGTCGGGTGGAACGATTGGATAGTGGCGCCGCCCGGGTACGAGGCGTACTTCTGCCAGGGCGACTGCCGGTTCCCGATCGCGGACCATCTGAACACGACGAATCACGCGATCGTGCAGACGCTGGTCAACTCGTACAATCCGACGCTAGCGCCGAAGGCTTGCTGTGTGCCGACGCAGC
- the LOC118513866 gene encoding protein decapentaplegic isoform X2, whose translation MHAWFYVLVVLAISHGVLRVASTGPNGAPQTKVTTVIGIGGEQQQSSSRYNQPDSSSSSSSSSSSVVSSSDTNEYEEYVAGKDAAPGGEMEEEPAEESELENAISDGEADASDDDARYGDSASRPDPKTLVEIEKNLLSLFGFPNRPKIDRSKVVIPEAMKQLYAQIMGHDLVDSVSVPKEGLNTRNANTVRSFTHEESHIDERFQHHHRFRLLFNVSSIPRGEKLRAAELTLTRDGIAHRSGRALARTPVQYQVLVYDIVRPGVKGKRAPTFLLVDTKTLAINESGTASFDVMPAVERWLRQPRKNHGLFVQVTGRGRSAGAVGHSRQRRSVPAAVPVHEHVRLRRNAAERHDTWVQKQPLLFTYTDDGRHKQRPIRDAISSANRARRASAKRSSRRKNELCQRKPLYVDFSDVGWNDWIVAPPGYEAYFCQGDCRFPIADHLNTTNHAIVQTLVNSYNPTLAPKACCVPTQLSSISMLYLNEQNKVVLKNYQDMTVVGCGCR comes from the exons ATGCACGCCTGGTTCTATGTGCTGGTGGTGTTAGCGATTTCACACGGTGTATTGCGAGTCGCTAGCACCGGCCCCAATGGAGCGCCACAGACGAAAGTCACCACAGTGATTGGGATCGGCGGAGAGCAGCAACAGTCCAGCAGCCGCTACAATCAgccggacagcagcagcagcagcagtagtagcagtagtagtgttGTAAGCAGTAGTGATACCAACGAGTATGAGGAGTACGTCGCCGGGAAGGACGCAGCCCCGGGTGGCGAGATGGAGGAAGAGCCGGCGGAGGAGTCGGAGCTAGAGAACGCGATCAGTGACGGGGAGGCGGACGCTAGTGATGACGACGCCCGGTACGGTGACAGCGCCAGCAGGCCCGATCCTAAAACACTAGTCGAGATCGAGAAGAATCTCCTGAGCCTGTTCGGGTTTCCTAATCGACCAAAAATCGATAGATCTAAGGTGGTGATACCGGAGGCGATGAAGCAGCTGTACGCGCAGATCATGGGCCATGATCTGGTCGACTCCGTCAGTGTACCAAAGGAAGGACTCAACACGCGCAACGCCAACACGGTGCGAAGTTTCACGCACGAAG AAAGTCACATAGACGAGCGGTTCCAGCACCATCATCGCTTCCGGCTACTGTTCAACGTATCGAGTATCCCGCGAGGCGAGAAGCTACGGGCCGCCGAACTCACCCTAACCCGGGACGGGATCGCACACAGAAGTGGCCGGGCCCTGGCTAGGACACCGGTCCAGTACCAGGTGCTCGTGTACGACATAGTCCGGCCGGGCGTGAAAGGTAAGCGAGCGCCCACCTTCCTGCTGGTCGACACGAAAACGCTCGCCATCAACGAGTCCGGTACGGCCAGCTTCGATGTGATGCCGGCCGTCGAACGGTGGCTTAGGCAACCGCGCAAAAATCACGGCCTGTTCGTGCAGGTGACTGGTCGGGGACGGTCGGCCGGAGCTGTCGGTCACAGTCGGCAGAGGCGTAGCGTGCCAGCAGCTGTACCGGTGCACGAGCACGTGCGGTTACGGCGGAATGCGGCCGAACGGCACGATACGTGGGTGCAGAAGCAACCGCTGCTGTTCACGTACACGGACGACGGTCGACACAAGCAGCGACCGATCCGGGATGCGATCAGCAGCGCGAACAGGGCAAGGCGTGCGTCGGCCAAGCGGAGTAGTCGGCGGAAAAATGAGCTCTGCCAGCGGAAGCCACTGTACGTTGACTTTAGTGATGTCGGGTGGAACGATTGGATAGTGGCGCCGCCCGGGTACGAGGCGTACTTCTGCCAGGGCGACTGCCGGTTCCCGATCGCGGACCATCTGAACACGACGAATCACGCGATCGTGCAGACGCTGGTCAACTCGTACAATCCGACGCTAGCGCCGAAGGCTTGCTGTGTGCCGACGCAGC